GATTGAGGTGTTGGTCCATCGTAACGAAAATCAGCTTCAGCAACCGTGCCTTTTCCCTCTTTTTGCGCTTGAAAATAAAAGTAAGAAATGAGCAAAGTCCCTTGATGTTCGGGGATGAAATCTTGAATCGCTTTGGGGAGACCACAACGACGGGCCATTACTAAGCCTTCACTAACGTGCTTCTTAATAATTTTGGCACTTGCATAGGGATCATTCAGCTCATCATGTTTATTTTTACACCCCATTTGGTTTTCAATAAATCCTAATGGATCATGCATCTTACCAATATCATGATAGAGCGTTCCGGCTCGAACTAACTCCACATTACAATTCAATTCTCGGGCTGCTGCTTCGGCTAAAGAGGCAACAAACAAGGTATGCTGAAAGGTTCCTGGGGCTTCAATGGCTAAGCGTTGCAATAAAGGGCGATTGGGATTGGCTAACTCCGCTAAACGAATCGGTGTGACTAAATCAAAGAAACGTTCTAAGTAAGGAGAAACACCAAAGGCGACAATACTCCAAACCAACCCGGATAGACCATAAATCACAGCATCGGGTAGCATCGCATACCAAATCGTTTCTCCAGTTGTGTTTAGAATTAAGCTCAGCAGCAAATATACTGCCCCTTCTACTAAACCGATTGCTCCCCCTAAAATTGCCAATTCCTCGCGCGATCGCAGTTGTCCGGCAATTGCCGCTGCTAAGATACCACCGACCGCTCCTGTAATCAGGGCTTCCCAAGCAACAAAAATCTCTTGTCCACTCAATAAGGTATAAACTTCAAGCCCCGTTACTAAACTGATTTGGGTTAAGGCTAAACTGGGTCCATAAAAGCTACTCACTAATAACCCCACTGCCGGCAAGCAAGAGTAAGTTATTCCAAGCATTAATAAAAGAGGACTGGCGACACTGAGTAAAATTAGCAATATTTGATCGCGCCGTCGCAGTTTTCGCCTCACCAACCGCTTTGTTAACCAAAAAAAAGTGATTGCAATCGTAACTAATATTGCACATAGTAATAATCCTTGCCAGTTAATACCCCGTTGACTGAGACCTAAGGCATCAAGCAGTAAAAATTGCTCCCGGCTAATCACATTCCCTGAGCGCACAATGGGACTCCCTGCTTCAACAGTGAGCATGACAGGCTCTACTGCTGAGGTAACAGCCTCCTCCAGTGCTTTGGTTTGTGTGGTATCTTCCACTAAATTTGGCGTGAGTGTTTCCTTTAAAAGTTCACGCCCTAAATTGACACTAACTGGCGGCGCTGTCTCCTGGAGTTGCAGTTCAATTGCCGATTCTAAAACCGATGGTGGTAACCCCCGAGGAATTCCTTGAGTCAACATTTGACGTGCTGTTTTTTCAACCGCCGTTCGGGTCACTTGCCATTGAGAAGGGGAGAGCCCTAGTAAAACTCGACGTTGCCTTAGACTGAGCCATCTTGTTTCCTGATCGTCGATGGTAGGGGTTGGGGTTAAAGTAGCAGCGTGTTGCTGACGTACCTGATCAAGGGTGGTTAATAACTGAGAAAAGTCTGACGATGATAAAGTTTGTGATAATTGAGCCAGTTGAAATTTTGCTTGTTCAGAAAGAGAGTGCGGTTGCTGAGATGTGGATGTATTAACATTCGCTAATATTCTTTCCCATGCCGACTGAGAACAAGTACGAAGGTAAACTTGTACAGGTTCTGATAACTGATCGGTGGGAACAAAAAGCTCTGCTCCTGCTTCTTTACGTAGTGTTGATAAATGATCTAACTTTGTAGCCAGGTC
This window of the Cyanobacteria bacterium GSL.Bin1 genome carries:
- a CDS encoding HDIG domain-containing protein, yielding MIGPNSARQSDLKLMKHSPSITHRLADHPRKRLSSWQGIGRQITAIFASGSWLMFLLALLTLTGVVGNRLYNQPQLAIGTRAPETIIAPSDVNIKDDLKTVQKQEAERSRLSPVLKVNTAKNKAIFNDLATKLDHLSTLRKEAGAELFVPTDQLSEPVQVYLRTCSQSAWERILANVNTSTSQQPHSLSEQAKFQLAQLSQTLSSSDFSQLLTTLDQVRQQHAATLTPTPTIDDQETRWLSLRQRRVLLGLSPSQWQVTRTAVEKTARQMLTQGIPRGLPPSVLESAIELQLQETAPPVSVNLGRELLKETLTPNLVEDTTQTKALEEAVTSAVEPVMLTVEAGSPIVRSGNVISREQFLLLDALGLSQRGINWQGLLLCAILVTIAITFFWLTKRLVRRKLRRRDQILLILLSVASPLLLMLGITYSCLPAVGLLVSSFYGPSLALTQISLVTGLEVYTLLSGQEIFVAWEALITGAVGGILAAAIAGQLRSREELAILGGAIGLVEGAVYLLLSLILNTTGETIWYAMLPDAVIYGLSGLVWSIVAFGVSPYLERFFDLVTPIRLAELANPNRPLLQRLAIEAPGTFQHTLFVASLAEAAARELNCNVELVRAGTLYHDIGKMHDPLGFIENQMGCKNKHDELNDPYASAKIIKKHVSEGLVMARRCGLPKAIQDFIPEHQGTLLISYFYFQAQKEGKGTVAEADFRYDGPTPQSRETGIVMLADGCEAALRSLSDVSSEKALSMVNKIIRSRWQDEQLKDANLTPNELKKIAQVFVRVWQQTNHKRIAYPKAALDAKYASSLKK